The window AAGAACGAATTGGGTGACGATTCACACGTAATTATTTGAAAATAACTACATATGCTTGGTCTTTGAAATCTTGGGCAAAACATTACATTACATTTATACATTACTTGTTTAACGAACAATTCAGTGATGTTAAAATAAAACTAAGATGGTATAAAATGATTATTTTTGTTTTACTTATCGTACCATGAACAATGTTAAAGAAGGAATAATAGAAGAATAAGAATTTAGGGTTAATTTCTGATTGACGAAGTAATTGCCGAGATTTCCTGAGGGGTGAAAATAAATTGGATCTATCCATTGTTAATGTAACAGATCGTCTGCTACGAATAATGACAAACGCAGAAAATGAAGCGGAATTGTCAAAATATAAAGTGTTACAACCTGTTCATTTACTGATTGCTTGTCTGGGTGAAAAGGGCGGAGCACTGGGGGAAATTACATTGAAGTGCACCTTAGATGTGACTTTCTTGAGAACTTTAGTTGATGGTTTTGATTCAAATCAAAATACAACAAAAAGTAAATTTTTTAATGTGCCAGTAACCGAAGATGTGCTAACAATCTTGGAAGTGGCTTTTCGGTACATGACAAGATATAGGCAAGCCTACATGAATGAAGGGCACTTACTCAAAGCATTAATGACGACTAACATGCTTGATCATTTGGTTTCAGATGAAAATAAGAAAATTATATTAAGTCTTGGGACGACCTCCAGAGATATGATTTCGCACCTTGGCAATTATAAATTTCCACAAGTGAATTCGAACATAATTCGTAAAGTTAATCCTAACGATGCAAACGACCTTATTCAATTTATTGAACATCAATTTTCAAAACAATGGTCAGAAACGATTAGAAATGCATTGTTGTTAGATGAACCTTCTGTATATATAGCTTTTGATTATAAGGGTGAAATGGTAGGGTTTGCTGCTTATGATGTATTTGAAAATAGAAAATGTTATTTTGGTCCGATGGGTGTATCAGAATCTAATAGAGTTAAAGGAATCGGATATTCTTTGCTGCATCATTGTTTAAAAGATATGCATGATATTGGCTATGAATATGCGATTATTGGAGGCGCAGGTCCGATAGAATTTTATGAAAAAGCGTGTAATGCAGTTGTAATTCCTACAGCATATAAGGACTGATAAAGGTGATGATTGTTGATGAAAAAAGTTAATGCCGAAACAATTCCTCCTTCCATAAGCAAGCTGCTATCTCTTGCGACCTCACAACATAAAGTTGAACAAGAATATGAAAAATATGTAACTTCATTAAATCGAACATTATATAGTTTTGACATTGCAGGGGAAATGGTTGGGTGTATAGGGATTGAACAAATTAGTTTATTTGCGTGTGAAATTAAACATATTGCAGTATTAGCCCATCAAAGAGGACATGGTATTGGCAGCAAAATGATCCATTATATTTCTGAAAAATATTCACTGATTTCTGCAGAGACAGATCATGAGGCTGTTGAATTCTATCGAAACTGCGGTTTTATGATAACGAGTCTAGGAGAGAAGTATCCGGGTGTAGAACGATTTCTATGTGAATATAAAAAACCAATAATTATTACCTAGGAGGGGTGAGAATTTGAGAAAGACTGAAATTGTTACTTGGACAAAAAATTGGGAAGAATCCTACAATCAAGAAGCGAAAATACTGAAAGAGATATTTCGCAATGAATTGCTTGAAATATTTCATATAGGTAGTACAGCAGTTCAATGCATTGGGTACGCAAAACCAATCATAGATATATTAATCGTAGTAAAAAAAATTGAAAATGTGGATGTATACGCTGATAAAATGCAATCAATAGGGTATGTCGCAAGAGCGGAAAACGGAATAGCTGGTAGAAGATACTTCCCTAAAGGCCTAGATAAAAGGACGCATCATGTACATATTTATCAACAGGGGCATGAGAATATTGAAAAGCATCTAAACTTTAAAGCATACTTACTCAATAACCCTGACATAGCAAAAGAATACGGTAATTTAAAAATTAAACTTGCCAATCAATATCCGGAAGATACACATCACTATCAGAAATCCAAAGAAGCTTTTGTCAATCGGCTTGTTGCTCAATCACTGAGATGAAAAAAAAGGAATTAACTAAAAATAATGTGGTTTTAAGAAATGTAGCAAATAACGGAGGACAAACAATGACGATTAGAAACTCAGCCAAGGCTATTATCATTAGTGGAGAAGGTAAAATATTATTAACAAAAAATCAGGATAATGAGGGGTATTTTTATCTTTTTCCTGGGGGAGGACAAGAACATGGCGAAACCATTCCACAGGCATTAGTAAGAGAATGTGTGGAAGAAATAGGACAGGAAGTAGCAATGGGTGAGCTACTTCATATTCGGGATTATATAGGAAAAAACCACGAGCATGCTTCCTTTGATTTTGATGTGCACCAAGTTGAGTATTATTTTCTGTGCAACCTAATTGATGACAGGGACCATACCAAAATACCAACAAATCCAGATAGCCATCAGGTTGGGGTAGAATGGTTACCTATTCATGATTTACTGCAATATCGGATCTACCCTAAAGAACTAAGAAAGTGCATAATACAGCATGTTAATAATCAAAAGTCTCCGATTTATTTAGGCGATGTAAATTAAGAAGCTGTTTTGTCATCAAGGCATCTGACCGTAAAAGTATTGTGAATTCGATACGATAGATCTGGATGTTTTGTATTGAGTGATATGTACGTAGTCAGTGAATTGGAACGGAAGGGCCAATGCTTCCGAATCCCATTGGCTACGAAAGTGTGAGTGGAACGCAGCGGGAAGAGCGGGACAGTTGAGTCCTGGACTGAGCAAAATGATGGAAGTGGCTTGGTTCCGCCCGCAGTGAACATCAATGGTCTTATTCAACGATAACATAAAAGAATCCACTTTGATTTTTCAAAATGGATTCTTTTAATTTTTTTTAACGATAATTTTGAGGCATTGTGGTCTATTTTTGACGATTGAATACCTTACTTTGTAGTACATTTAATGCATGATGAATTTCCGCTAAATCTTCCTCCGAAACATTTTGTATAAGCTGTTGAAAACGTGCTTCAACACAGGCAAAAGCGTCATTCATCATATTTTCTCCATCATTCGTAAGACAAATATATTGTTTTCTGCGGTCCTCGGTATCAGTAATTTTTTGGATTAGATTTTTTTCTAGTAGTTTCTTGAGCTCACGGCTTGTATTAGGCAACGACATATGCTGGCAATCACTGATTTCAGTAGGCGTGACAGGCTGGCTTACTTTTATATATTCCAGAATTTTATATTGAACCGGCGTAACGTTGTCGATGTTAACGTTTTGTGTTAAATCATGTGTTACTTCATGAACGGCAGTTGTAAACGTGACAAATTGATTGAATAATGATTTCTTGTCCATAGTACTCACCTCTTATTGACAAGATAACAAATAACTTATCCTAAAACAATTATCATTTGACAACTAAAAAAAAGGAGGGTATTATTTAGTTATCAAATGATAAGTAATGGAGGATGTTATGAAAACATTAATTATTTACACGTATCCCAATCATAAAAGCTTGAACTTCGCCTTTTTACAGGAGGTCATCAAAGGCTGTAACGAAAATCCGTACATAACCGAATTACAGGTCCTCGATTTATATGAAGAAAATTTTAATCCAATCTTAGAATTTAATGAACATAAGCGTCGCCGTGATATGTATCGTGATCCTAAGCTAGAAAAATATAGAGAACAACTTACATGGGCCGACAAAATTGTCTTTGTGTATCCGATATGGTGGGGCAGACCTCCGGCGATGCTTCTGGGCTATATTGATCAATTATTTGCGGCCAATTTTGCTTACAGAGATAAGAAGGGACTATTACCAGAGGGGCTGCTAAAGGGAAAATCAGTCGTCTGCGTATCTACTATGAAGGGTCCTGCAAAATATCCGCTTTTATGGCTGAATAATGCCCATAAAGTTTTGATGAGAAAGGCTTTATTTAATTTCGTAGGGATTAAGAAAGTGAAGTTCTTTGAATTTGGCAATATGGAGAGTAAAAAAGGAGGTCAACACAAAAAATTAGAAAAAATCTATCAGTATTTTAGCAAAGTAGCTTCCTAGTAAGTGATGACAAAAGCAGACGATGCCAAAAGAATGTCGCAACGTCTGCTTTCATGTTTATTTTATACCTTCAAGGGGCAATGAAATAGTAAATGTTGTATGTTCGGCAAGCTTACTTTGAACCGTGATGTTACCGTGATGCATATCGAGTATTTTTTTTACAATGGATAATCCGAGACCGCTGCCGCCATTTTTAGCAACCCGAGATTGATCTGCTTTATAAAAACGTTCAAAAACATGCTTTTGTTGTTCTTCCGTTAACCCGATGCCATTATCAGCAATAACAACGGTCACCAGATCCTGTTGTGAAGTCATCGAAATGCAAATCTGGCCGTCATGCGGTGTGAATTTAATGCTGTTGCTCAATAAATTCATCCATACCTGATTCATTAAGTCCTCATCCGCCATGATTGAAAGATTTTTCAATTGAATATCCATGTCAATATTTTTCTCTAGCCAATTAGGTTCTAGCGATAATACAACATTTCGTATTTGCTTATCGAGTCGATAAAGCTTCGGTTCAAATGGATGGTGCTGAGATTCTAAAGAAGTGAGCTTTAGTAAATTATCACTAATTTTTGATAAGCGATGACTTTCCATTTCGATAATTTCTAAATAGTGATGTCGTTTTTCTTCTGATAAGTTCATGTTTTTCAATGCCTTGGCAAAGCCATTTATAGAGGTCAGAGGCGATTGAATTTCATGAGATACATTCGAGATAAATTCTTGACGCATTCGTTCTAATTCACCTAACTCAACCGCCATATGATTGATACCGCTAATGAGTTGTCCGAAATGATCGTTATCCTCATCCGACTTTATATCTAATTTTACACTGAAATCCCCTTTGGCAATACGCCCTATAGCATCGACAATTGTGTCCCAATAATTCCGTTGCTTTTTTAAACCAAGTAAAAAAATGACGGCGGCGGTGCAGGCAAAGAGCACAAAAACTCCGATGACGGTATTTAATTGCTGCCAAAATCCATGGGGGTGTCGATCTAACCAACTATAAATCCATGCTGTTACATGAAAAGCAATAAACGCAAATAATAGATTGGCCAAAAGAAAGACGGTCAGTACCATAATCAGCTTGACTACAAATTTCCAATTTTTCATGATTGCAGTTCCAATCGATAACCTAGACCACGAATCGTACGTATGGTAAATCCACTTGTTTCTTCGGGGAACCGCTCGCGCAGTCTTCTGATATGGACATCCACTGTGCGTTCATCCCCCTCATAGTCAAATCCCCAAATCTCTTCGATTAACTGTTCGCGAGAAAATGTCTTCCCAGCGTAACTTGCTAACGTAAATAACAGATCGAATTCCTTTAAGCGTAGCGTAATACTTTCGCCACCATACACGAGCTCATACGTATTGCGATTCATCCAAACGTTGCCGATTTCCACAGTTTGCGATAAGGAAATACGATAGCGCTTTAGAATAGATTTCACGCGTACGATTAACTCGGCTGGCTCAAAGGGCTTTACGAGGTAATCATCTGTGCCAAGGTTAAATCCTTTTACCTTCTGGGCGGTTTCTCCCTTTGCGGTCAGCATCAAGATGGGTAAATCGTTATTATATTGTCGTATTTCCTTACATAATGCCCAACCGTCCATATTCGGCATCATAATATCCATGATGACCATATCCACTTTTTCGGTGTCAAGCTTGGACAGTGCATCCACACCGTCCACAGCTTCTACAACATCTAAGCCTTCATTGAGTAAAAATACTTTTACTAGTTCTCTAATATGATCATCATCATCCACAACTAATAGTTTTGTCATGATCACAAATCCCTTCGCCTTTACTCTTTAATACGTAATTGCTGTTTGGCAAACTCTCTGTACATGTCGTGTGTTTCAAATAACGATTCATGCGTACCACTACCGGTAATATGGCCTTTCTCCACAAATAGTATTTGATCGGCATCCACAACGGTAGAAAGGCGGTGGGCAATGACAACAGTCGTTCTGCCATTCATTAAATTATCCAACGCTTTTTGTACATAAATCTCCGACTTACTATCAAGACTAGAGGTTGCTTCATCTAACATTAAAATTTGTGGGTCACGCAATAATGCGCGCGCGATGGCAATCCGTTGTCGTTGTCCACCAGATAGTTTAATGCCACGTTCGCCGACTTCTGTATCGAATTTCTCAGGCAGCTCATGAATAAATTGATCGGCATAAGCCATTTTTGTTACTTTCTCAAGTTCATCATCAGGCACTTCTCGGCCGATGCCGTAGCAAATATTTTCGCGAATGGTTCCGGATATTAGTGCACTTTCCTGTGCAACATAGCCAATTAGACTTCGCCAAGAATGGAGGGAGAATGTTTCAATCGGTGTATCTCCAAGTGTAATGACGCCTTTAGTAGGGCGGTAGTATCGTTCGAGTAAAGAGAATGTCGTCGTCTTTCCTCCGCCACTCGGTCCAACAATGGCTGTCACTTTGCCTGGCTCAATGGTGAAATTAATAGCAGACAATATGGCTTCCTCACCATATGCAAAGTCTACATTTTTCACATGAATCGGGTCCTTTACGGCTTCTAATTGTTGGCCCTCATAAATATCTTCTTCTTCGTGTTCCAGTAAAGCGCTGATTCGTTCTGTGGCACCCATCGCTTTTTGCAATTGTGTGAAGAACATCGTTAATTGCGTCATGGGCATAATGATTTGAATTAAATATAAAATAAACGCCACCATGTCGCCAGCTGTGAGCTCGCCAGAAGAGACACGCACACCACCATAGCCGATTATCGCAACGAGTACAGACATCAGCACAAAGGAAATTAAAGGTGAAATAAGTGCATGAATTTTTGCTTCTTTTAAGCCAAAGTTAAAGAGATTGGTAATACCTTTTTTACCACGTTGGTATTCAATGGTTTCTGCATTAGAAGCCTTCACTAAACGTGTTTCTGGCAATACTTGATTTAGGACCGCTGTAAATTTCGCCGTTTCGTCTTGCATCCCTTTTGAAATTACAAACATGCGCTTTCCTAACAACATCAAAATAATCATCGCAACAGGAACAGCAATAAGCATGACTAATGTCATTTTCCAATCTAAGAATAATAGAATAATCACTGAACCAATGATGGAAATAACACCTGTTAAACAGTTCGCAAGATGTTCAGTAATGAGCTCCTTTACCACCGCTGTATCATTCGTTACGCGACTCAACGTCTCACCTGTATCATTATTATCATAGTAAGGGATGGGTAAGTGCAGTAGCTTTCTCCATAATTGATCTCTCAATTTTGCGACAACCTGATGACCAACACGGTTTAAAAAATAGATAGAAAGTCCACTTGCTATGGCCTGTGCGATAAATGCGACACCTAATAAAAGTATTTGCCAATAATCAAGGGATTCTAATGAAAAACCATCCACCAATTTTTTCGTGAATAACGGTACGATAAAGCCAACGCCTGTTGTCGCTAAACTCATAAATAAGGCAATGATTAAAAGCAGTGTAGGGGGTTCTGCTTGTTTTATAAGTCGTATAAAACGTCGCCAATCAGCCGATTTAGCTTCCTTTTTTGTTGCTTTCATTGTTAAAATCCTCCTCAGTTTTCCTAAAGAAAACGTTTAGTACTTCTATGTTCATTACTATAACACTTGATTATGAACTGAATATGAAATGATTTGAGATGCAGTGATAAGGATGGACCTCCATTTTTATAGTATCTTTTAGTGAGGTTAAAGGCATTATATTGCTTTGAAAAATAAACGTAGAGAACTTGAGAAAGTTGCTCCTCCATTTATTTTGCCAATTTAATAGACTGACAGGCGGTCTAGCGAGGGAGTATCTTTATGATGGAACCAGATGCTATTTTCAGTATCTCGTTATAGTTTAGTGATGTTCTATGTTTGGATTGTTAGATTTGCCTTGACCTTCAAGTTACTTGAAGGTTTACAATTATATACAAGGAGCGTGAGAGGTTGAATAAGTTGA of the Lysinibacillus fusiformis genome contains:
- a CDS encoding GNAT family N-acetyltransferase, whose amino-acid sequence is MDLSIVNVTDRLLRIMTNAENEAELSKYKVLQPVHLLIACLGEKGGALGEITLKCTLDVTFLRTLVDGFDSNQNTTKSKFFNVPVTEDVLTILEVAFRYMTRYRQAYMNEGHLLKALMTTNMLDHLVSDENKKIILSLGTTSRDMISHLGNYKFPQVNSNIIRKVNPNDANDLIQFIEHQFSKQWSETIRNALLLDEPSVYIAFDYKGEMVGFAAYDVFENRKCYFGPMGVSESNRVKGIGYSLLHHCLKDMHDIGYEYAIIGGAGPIEFYEKACNAVVIPTAYKD
- a CDS encoding GNAT family N-acetyltransferase — translated: MKKVNAETIPPSISKLLSLATSQHKVEQEYEKYVTSLNRTLYSFDIAGEMVGCIGIEQISLFACEIKHIAVLAHQRGHGIGSKMIHYISEKYSLISAETDHEAVEFYRNCGFMITSLGEKYPGVERFLCEYKKPIIIT
- a CDS encoding GrpB family protein, translating into MRKTEIVTWTKNWEESYNQEAKILKEIFRNELLEIFHIGSTAVQCIGYAKPIIDILIVVKKIENVDVYADKMQSIGYVARAENGIAGRRYFPKGLDKRTHHVHIYQQGHENIEKHLNFKAYLLNNPDIAKEYGNLKIKLANQYPEDTHHYQKSKEAFVNRLVAQSLR
- a CDS encoding NUDIX domain-containing protein; the protein is MTIRNSAKAIIISGEGKILLTKNQDNEGYFYLFPGGGQEHGETIPQALVRECVEEIGQEVAMGELLHIRDYIGKNHEHASFDFDVHQVEYYFLCNLIDDRDHTKIPTNPDSHQVGVEWLPIHDLLQYRIYPKELRKCIIQHVNNQKSPIYLGDVN
- a CDS encoding MarR family winged helix-turn-helix transcriptional regulator, producing the protein MDKKSLFNQFVTFTTAVHEVTHDLTQNVNIDNVTPVQYKILEYIKVSQPVTPTEISDCQHMSLPNTSRELKKLLEKNLIQKITDTEDRRKQYICLTNDGENMMNDAFACVEARFQQLIQNVSEEDLAEIHHALNVLQSKVFNRQK
- a CDS encoding NAD(P)H-dependent oxidoreductase, which gives rise to MKTLIIYTYPNHKSLNFAFLQEVIKGCNENPYITELQVLDLYEENFNPILEFNEHKRRRDMYRDPKLEKYREQLTWADKIVFVYPIWWGRPPAMLLGYIDQLFAANFAYRDKKGLLPEGLLKGKSVVCVSTMKGPAKYPLLWLNNAHKVLMRKALFNFVGIKKVKFFEFGNMESKKGGQHKKLEKIYQYFSKVAS
- a CDS encoding HAMP domain-containing sensor histidine kinase, whose translation is MKNWKFVVKLIMVLTVFLLANLLFAFIAFHVTAWIYSWLDRHPHGFWQQLNTVIGVFVLFACTAAVIFLLGLKKQRNYWDTIVDAIGRIAKGDFSVKLDIKSDEDNDHFGQLISGINHMAVELGELERMRQEFISNVSHEIQSPLTSINGFAKALKNMNLSEEKRHHYLEIIEMESHRLSKISDNLLKLTSLESQHHPFEPKLYRLDKQIRNVVLSLEPNWLEKNIDMDIQLKNLSIMADEDLMNQVWMNLLSNSIKFTPHDGQICISMTSQQDLVTVVIADNGIGLTEEQQKHVFERFYKADQSRVAKNGGSGLGLSIVKKILDMHHGNITVQSKLAEHTTFTISLPLEGIK
- a CDS encoding response regulator transcription factor, producing MTKLLVVDDDDHIRELVKVFLLNEGLDVVEAVDGVDALSKLDTEKVDMVIMDIMMPNMDGWALCKEIRQYNNDLPILMLTAKGETAQKVKGFNLGTDDYLVKPFEPAELIVRVKSILKRYRISLSQTVEIGNVWMNRNTYELVYGGESITLRLKEFDLLFTLASYAGKTFSREQLIEEIWGFDYEGDERTVDVHIRRLRERFPEETSGFTIRTIRGLGYRLELQS
- a CDS encoding ABC transporter ATP-binding protein; translated protein: MKATKKEAKSADWRRFIRLIKQAEPPTLLLIIALFMSLATTGVGFIVPLFTKKLVDGFSLESLDYWQILLLGVAFIAQAIASGLSIYFLNRVGHQVVAKLRDQLWRKLLHLPIPYYDNNDTGETLSRVTNDTAVVKELITEHLANCLTGVISIIGSVIILLFLDWKMTLVMLIAVPVAMIILMLLGKRMFVISKGMQDETAKFTAVLNQVLPETRLVKASNAETIEYQRGKKGITNLFNFGLKEAKIHALISPLISFVLMSVLVAIIGYGGVRVSSGELTAGDMVAFILYLIQIIMPMTQLTMFFTQLQKAMGATERISALLEHEEEDIYEGQQLEAVKDPIHVKNVDFAYGEEAILSAINFTIEPGKVTAIVGPSGGGKTTTFSLLERYYRPTKGVITLGDTPIETFSLHSWRSLIGYVAQESALISGTIRENICYGIGREVPDDELEKVTKMAYADQFIHELPEKFDTEVGERGIKLSGGQRQRIAIARALLRDPQILMLDEATSSLDSKSEIYVQKALDNLMNGRTTVVIAHRLSTVVDADQILFVEKGHITGSGTHESLFETHDMYREFAKQQLRIKE